The sequence below is a genomic window from Anoplolepis gracilipes chromosome 9, ASM4749672v1, whole genome shotgun sequence.
GGTTCTTCTGGTGTGCCCATCATAGTATATGTTCTTCCAGAACTTGTTTGTCTATAAGCAAATACAGTGCCATTAAACCCTTTTACTGCAGCGTCGACAATAGgctttacaatattattaaacacatCATTGTTACTGGCATTTGTATCAAAAATATGATCTATAAGATTAAcaatagattaatttaaataatatatttggcaagtcttattgttaaatcatggataaaaaaaaaacaataaaaactaGTTTATCGatgcaaattatatctatgcaatagattaaaatagattattagCGATAGATTACAACAGATGTCTTTCTTTATTCCATGTTACATTTTCtgcattttctaaaataaaataaatacatattcggacgatgtaaaagaaaaattgttacagaaagtATAACTAGAAAAATCCAACCTAACATGTCGACACAGCACAAGATTTTTCAAGTTAAgattaagttataaaaataagtaaactaAAGATAAGTGAGagacatgtattttatatcgaaatttgGATTTGAAGTCTGAAGTTTCGTACCAAATTGGAATCCACCGTCGCCTCGTTTTTTCAATTCTGCATCGGTTGGCACGATGCTGTTTCCTTGAACCAGCCACTGTATCGGCAAATTCTCGTCTTCCTCTCGCCTAATAATTGGCCTGACTTTGATTGCTACTTTTATACTGTCAGACattgtgtgaataa
It includes:
- the LOC140669707 gene encoding uncharacterized protein — translated: MSDSIKVAIKVRPIIRREEDENLPIQWLVQGNSIVPTDAELKKRGDGGFQFDHIFDTNASNNDVFNNIVKPIVDAAVKGFNGTVFAYRQTSSGRTYTMMGTPEEPGIIPLAVEHMFDAIANTFGREFLLRLIFLFFLLHSYLKWDIEICGYVHYRSLHFTLTNGSVTLHLYLIIRSVYLYNALVC